In the genome of Coregonus clupeaformis isolate EN_2021a chromosome 1, ASM2061545v1, whole genome shotgun sequence, one region contains:
- the LOC121569001 gene encoding serum amyloid P-component-like isoform X1, with product MLHYMERLFLVHVLFTMCWAVPQDLAGKMFTFPKESDSDHVRLMPTGENYSSVTVCLRYFTDVKRAFSIFSMATPTSPNDFLLFKESNGDMELNVRNVASIFTGLPGEQNMWMSLCGSWDSVTGLSQVWLNGKPSARKMGYSAGNVLNGKPIIILGQEQDAYGGNFDKGQAFIGHLSDVHMWNYVLSPCEIQHFTSDLNFIPGNVLNWRSLEYTIDGLVVLENKQTPCQQ from the exons ATGTTGCATTAT ATGGAGAGACTCTTTCTTGTGCATGTCCTGTTTACAATGTGCTGGGCTGTGCCTCAAG ACCTCGCAGGTAAAATGTTCACATTTCCAAAGGAGTCCGACTCTGATCATGTGAGGCTAATGCCAACGGGAGAAAACTATTCTTCTGTGACAGTATGTCTCAG GTATTTCACAGATGTCAAGAGGGCGTTTTCCATCTTTTCCATGGCAACTCCGACAAGCCCCAATGACTTTCTGTTGTTCAAAGAGTCCAATGGTGACATGGAGCTAAATGTTAGAAATGTGGCAAGTATATTCACAGGGCTACCAGGGGAGCAGAACATGTGGATGTCTTTGTGTGGGAGCTGGGACTCAGTCACCGGACTTAGTCAGGTTTGGTTAAATGGGAAGCCAAGTGCAAGGAAGATGGGATACTCTGCTGGGAATGTGCTGAATGGAAAACCCATCATAATCCTAGGTCAGGAGCAGGATGCTTATGGTGGAAATTTTGATAAAGGACAAGCATTTATTGGTCACCTCAGTGATGTGCACATGTGGAATTATGTTCTGTCACCTTGTGAAATCCAGCACTTCACAAGCGACTTAAATTTCATCCCTGGAAATGTCCTTAACTGGAGGTCCCTCGAGTACACGATTGATGGGCTTGTGGTTCTAGAAAACAAGCAAACACCCTGCCAACAATGA
- the LOC121569001 gene encoding serum amyloid P-component-like isoform X2: MERLFLVHVLFTMCWAVPQDLAGKMFTFPKESDSDHVRLMPTGENYSSVTVCLRYFTDVKRAFSIFSMATPTSPNDFLLFKESNGDMELNVRNVASIFTGLPGEQNMWMSLCGSWDSVTGLSQVWLNGKPSARKMGYSAGNVLNGKPIIILGQEQDAYGGNFDKGQAFIGHLSDVHMWNYVLSPCEIQHFTSDLNFIPGNVLNWRSLEYTIDGLVVLENKQTPCQQ, encoded by the exons ATGGAGAGACTCTTTCTTGTGCATGTCCTGTTTACAATGTGCTGGGCTGTGCCTCAAG ACCTCGCAGGTAAAATGTTCACATTTCCAAAGGAGTCCGACTCTGATCATGTGAGGCTAATGCCAACGGGAGAAAACTATTCTTCTGTGACAGTATGTCTCAG GTATTTCACAGATGTCAAGAGGGCGTTTTCCATCTTTTCCATGGCAACTCCGACAAGCCCCAATGACTTTCTGTTGTTCAAAGAGTCCAATGGTGACATGGAGCTAAATGTTAGAAATGTGGCAAGTATATTCACAGGGCTACCAGGGGAGCAGAACATGTGGATGTCTTTGTGTGGGAGCTGGGACTCAGTCACCGGACTTAGTCAGGTTTGGTTAAATGGGAAGCCAAGTGCAAGGAAGATGGGATACTCTGCTGGGAATGTGCTGAATGGAAAACCCATCATAATCCTAGGTCAGGAGCAGGATGCTTATGGTGGAAATTTTGATAAAGGACAAGCATTTATTGGTCACCTCAGTGATGTGCACATGTGGAATTATGTTCTGTCACCTTGTGAAATCCAGCACTTCACAAGCGACTTAAATTTCATCCCTGGAAATGTCCTTAACTGGAGGTCCCTCGAGTACACGATTGATGGGCTTGTGGTTCTAGAAAACAAGCAAACACCCTGCCAACAATGA